From Verrucomicrobia bacterium S94, the proteins below share one genomic window:
- a CDS encoding YidE/YbjL duplication → MGAFHQLLIDQPLITLFAVIATGLLLGNVKIKGLNLGSSGVLFTALLAGHLGYAIPSGVGKLGLVLFVYCVGIGAGDRFFASLAREGANLAKLAVLIVGLGALVTYGGASLLHLPPGLATGIFAGALTSTPALAAATEGLAMQGGGDSVSIGYGIAYPFGVIGVVLFVQVLPRILRINLDDIKDDSPNTESNRVQTVLVEVCNPNLYGTKISESGVTQFNAVQVTRVLKDNCLVPLSYEDEFEEGQHVLLVGRQSEMKMAVEFIGVKSDRKVLKDADNERQDIVVTSPAFTGQKLGDKAPLRNYGVVITHINRLGLEFVPNAETILERHDRLNCVGAADDIKKFAVAVGHRANAIDATDLLSLSVGLTLGIIAGLMPIGFPGASPITLGLAGGPLLVSLILGHFGKVGRIVGFIPRPTRMLLQELGLVFFLANAGVKGGAMLVPTLREHGLILFLLGIAVSSLPLIVAWPIATKFFKMNALQSLGGICGGMTSTPALGAITAKTDSTIPVVSYVSAYPVALIIMIIASKVLIKLIGGG, encoded by the coding sequence ATGGGTGCCTTTCATCAATTATTAATCGATCAGCCACTGATCACACTGTTTGCGGTCATCGCAACCGGGCTGCTGCTCGGCAATGTTAAAATCAAGGGTCTCAATCTCGGCAGTTCCGGCGTTCTGTTCACCGCACTGCTGGCAGGCCATCTGGGCTATGCCATTCCGAGCGGCGTCGGAAAACTCGGGCTGGTACTCTTCGTCTACTGTGTCGGCATCGGTGCCGGCGACCGGTTTTTTGCTTCACTCGCCCGCGAAGGGGCCAATCTGGCAAAACTGGCCGTTCTGATTGTCGGACTCGGCGCACTGGTCACTTATGGCGGAGCATCACTGCTCCACCTTCCGCCCGGTCTGGCCACCGGTATTTTCGCCGGAGCACTGACCTCCACACCGGCACTGGCCGCCGCAACCGAAGGACTCGCCATGCAGGGCGGAGGCGATTCAGTTTCAATCGGCTACGGTATCGCCTATCCGTTCGGAGTAATCGGGGTTGTTCTTTTTGTGCAGGTACTTCCCCGTATCCTGCGGATCAATCTTGACGATATTAAAGACGATTCTCCGAATACCGAGAGCAACCGGGTTCAAACGGTGCTGGTTGAAGTCTGCAATCCGAATCTTTACGGAACCAAAATTTCCGAATCCGGCGTGACCCAGTTTAACGCCGTGCAGGTGACCCGTGTTCTGAAAGACAACTGCCTCGTTCCCCTGAGCTACGAAGATGAATTTGAAGAAGGCCAGCATGTTCTGCTGGTGGGCCGTCAATCCGAAATGAAAATGGCCGTCGAGTTCATCGGTGTGAAAAGCGACCGCAAAGTCCTCAAAGATGCCGACAACGAACGGCAGGATATCGTGGTAACCTCTCCGGCATTCACCGGCCAGAAGCTCGGCGACAAAGCCCCGCTTCGCAACTACGGTGTAGTCATCACCCACATCAACCGTCTCGGTCTTGAATTTGTCCCGAATGCGGAAACCATTCTCGAACGCCACGACCGCCTTAACTGCGTCGGCGCGGCGGATGACATCAAAAAATTCGCTGTAGCCGTCGGTCACCGCGCCAATGCCATTGATGCCACCGACCTGCTCTCGCTTTCCGTCGGTCTGACCCTCGGCATTATCGCCGGTCTCATGCCGATCGGTTTTCCCGGAGCCTCGCCGATCACGCTCGGCCTCGCCGGCGGCCCGCTGCTGGTTTCCCTGATTCTCGGGCACTTCGGTAAAGTCGGCCGCATTGTCGGCTTCATCCCCCGCCCCACCCGCATGCTGCTGCAGGAACTCGGCCTCGTGTTCTTCCTGGCGAACGCCGGTGTCAAAGGCGGAGCCATGCTGGTGCCTACGTTGAGAGAACACGGCCTGATCCTGTTCCTGCTCGGTATTGCCGTATCATCGCTCCCGCTGATTGTAGCGTGGCCGATTGCCACGAAATTCTTTAAGATGAATGCCCTGCAATCCCTCGGCGGTATCTGCGGCGGTATGACCTCCACGCCAGCCCTCGGCGCCATTACCGCCAAAACCGATTCCACCATTCCGGTGGTCAGCTATGTTTCGGCCTATCCGGTTGCACTGATCATTATGATCATCGCTTCGAAAGTCCTGATCAAACTCATCGGCGGCGGTTAA
- a CDS encoding PrsW family intramembrane metalloprotease, whose protein sequence is MNKQKLFQKTRSVSFLLKSSAFLAAILLALGTGISFLNTDRLSLYQQIISRPVSLETIGRGADEPMEDRGGSNRITKALVECLESDDAFHIKILHIADLFYYIETDAPVRLPSIEALDSHQQAIAEALVTACVEGDFKPLESLAAGDAPPDANYALAVAFENTGNSEGELKALYREIDLYNPAYARQRIVEIYLELQRYDILDALAREDDYCDFFSAWVLQDIAIHRLDWPMILKTLIPAAYEDILPATVVLAVLSGFIWTTVLIRFNGRFSNVWKFVIPALLLGALSAHATLLAVFWQEHQMGFGLGEGVYHQLLYCLAIGLKEEVIKLLLFVPLIPFLRSKSDLVLLTVAALVGLGFAIEENINYFSASAGLSAVARFATANFLHIALTAMCGLSLARAVYHRGKDIPQAAVTLVLAVAIHGFYDAFMMVETFENYSWLTYTVFILMGYQYFSWLRYLREEWQDAFSITAVFTYGIITVTGLSFTLFAWFTGPYPALQAVLSEAIGIAIILILFYREIPETIR, encoded by the coding sequence ATGAATAAACAGAAACTGTTTCAGAAAACGCGCAGTGTTTCTTTTTTGCTGAAAAGCTCCGCTTTTCTTGCGGCCATACTGCTGGCCCTCGGCACCGGAATCAGTTTTCTGAATACGGACCGTCTCAGTCTCTATCAGCAAATCATCTCCCGGCCGGTTTCCCTGGAAACGATCGGAAGAGGTGCCGATGAACCGATGGAGGACCGGGGCGGGTCGAACCGGATTACAAAGGCTCTGGTGGAGTGTTTGGAATCGGACGATGCTTTTCACATCAAGATACTGCATATCGCCGATCTCTTTTATTATATTGAAACCGATGCGCCCGTGCGGCTTCCATCCATTGAAGCGCTGGATTCTCATCAGCAGGCGATTGCCGAGGCCTTAGTGACGGCCTGTGTCGAGGGGGATTTCAAGCCTTTGGAATCCTTGGCCGCCGGCGATGCCCCGCCGGATGCCAACTATGCGCTGGCTGTGGCCTTTGAAAATACGGGCAACAGCGAGGGTGAGCTCAAAGCCCTTTACCGCGAGATTGATCTGTATAATCCCGCTTACGCGCGTCAGCGGATTGTGGAAATCTATCTCGAGCTGCAGCGGTACGACATTCTTGATGCGCTTGCCCGGGAGGATGACTATTGCGATTTTTTCTCGGCCTGGGTGCTGCAGGATATTGCGATTCACCGACTCGACTGGCCGATGATTCTGAAAACGCTGATTCCGGCGGCGTATGAGGATATTCTTCCGGCAACGGTCGTTCTGGCGGTGCTTTCGGGATTCATCTGGACCACCGTGCTGATCCGCTTCAATGGAAGGTTTTCCAATGTCTGGAAGTTTGTCATTCCGGCGCTGCTGCTCGGTGCGCTTTCGGCGCACGCCACGCTGCTGGCGGTTTTCTGGCAGGAACATCAGATGGGCTTCGGTTTAGGAGAAGGGGTGTATCATCAACTGCTGTATTGCCTGGCCATCGGGTTGAAAGAAGAGGTGATCAAGCTGTTGCTGTTTGTTCCGCTGATTCCGTTTCTGCGCAGCAAAAGCGATCTGGTCCTCCTGACCGTTGCGGCATTGGTGGGGCTTGGATTCGCGATTGAAGAAAATATCAATTATTTCAGCGCTTCAGCCGGTCTTAGTGCCGTTGCCCGGTTTGCCACTGCCAATTTTCTGCATATTGCGCTGACCGCCATGTGCGGTCTGAGCCTCGCCCGGGCGGTTTATCATCGGGGAAAGGATATTCCGCAGGCGGCTGTTACACTGGTGTTGGCAGTTGCGATTCATGGATTCTATGATGCTTTTATGATGGTCGAAACCTTTGAGAATTATTCCTGGCTGACCTATACGGTTTTTATTCTGATGGGCTATCAGTATTTCAGCTGGTTGCGGTATTTACGCGAAGAATGGCAGGACGCCTTCAGCATTACCGCCGTGTTTACCTACGGTATTATCACTGTGACAGGTCTTTCGTTCACTCTTTTTGCCTGGTTCACCGGTCCCTATCCTGCCCTGCAGGCGGTGCTGAGCGAAGCGATCGGCATTGCTATTATTCTGATTCTGTTCTACCGCGAAATTCCGGAAACCATCCGGTAA